Proteins encoded in a region of the Methanosphaera sp. WGK6 genome:
- a CDS encoding aldo/keto reductase translates to MKKLGFGLMRLPLLDEDDVSSINQELFNEMVDLFMKCGFTYFDTAYIYLKGNSEKSFKKAVVDRYPRDSFVVADKLPIFDLESTSQMQDVFEEQLERCGVDYFDYYLLHNVSTKHVSKFTDIDSFKFVRDMKACGKIKHIGISCHDTPEFLDNILTKHPEIEFVQLQINYLDWMDKNIQARNCYDIVCKHGLKVVIMEPLKGGALINVPHDVKGLFKNYDETRSVASWAMRFNLSLDNVLVILSGMKNMDDLQDNISTVDNFKGISKEESNILNKAVDIINDTSAIKCTSCNYCIDNCPANINISKFFELYNTQKLLNQSHSIAMYYRNYVSDSNHKKPSDCLKCNKCLDYCPQKLNIPDNLDKVGQLFE, encoded by the coding sequence ATGAAAAAGTTAGGATTTGGATTAATGAGATTACCATTACTTGATGAAGATGATGTTTCTAGTATTAACCAGGAATTATTCAATGAAATGGTAGATTTATTCATGAAGTGTGGTTTTACTTATTTTGACACAGCATATATTTATTTAAAAGGAAATAGTGAAAAATCATTTAAAAAAGCTGTTGTAGATAGATATCCTAGAGATTCATTTGTTGTTGCAGATAAATTACCTATATTTGATCTTGAATCTACTAGTCAAATGCAGGATGTATTTGAGGAACAATTAGAACGTTGTGGTGTAGATTACTTTGATTATTATCTGCTACATAACGTATCTACAAAACATGTTTCAAAGTTTACTGATATAGATTCATTTAAGTTTGTTAGAGATATGAAGGCTTGTGGAAAAATTAAACATATTGGTATTTCTTGTCATGATACTCCAGAATTTCTAGATAATATATTGACTAAACATCCTGAAATAGAATTTGTTCAGCTACAAATTAATTATCTTGACTGGATGGATAAGAATATTCAAGCTAGAAATTGTTATGATATTGTATGTAAACATGGCTTAAAAGTAGTTATAATGGAGCCTTTAAAGGGTGGGGCTTTAATTAATGTTCCACATGATGTTAAAGGATTATTTAAAAATTATGATGAAACTAGGAGTGTTGCTTCATGGGCTATGAGATTTAATCTTTCATTAGATAATGTTCTTGTAATATTGAGTGGTATGAAAAATATGGATGATTTACAAGATAATATTTCAACAGTAGATAACTTTAAAGGAATAAGCAAAGAAGAATCTAATATTTTAAACAAAGCTGTAGATATAATTAATGATACTAGTGCTATTAAATGTACTTCTTGTAATTATTGTATAGATAATTGTCCTGCTAATATTAATATTTCCAAGTTTTTTGAATTATATAATACTCAGAAATTATTGAACCAATCTCATTCGATTGCAATGTATTATAGGAATTATGTTTCTGATTCAAATCATAAAAAACCATCAGATTGTTTAAAGTGTAATAAATGTTTAGATTATTGTCCACAAAAATTAAATATTCCTGATAATTTGGATAAAGTAGGACAATTATTTGAATAG
- a CDS encoding energy-coupling factor ABC transporter permease: MHVPDGIIPFNFLIIYAIIAIILLVYVFYNARGKQLSEKNIPLIALFVVATVIVQFIELPIIPLACIHLSLIAIIALYDVKTSMIVYMFVTIIQAFLGEGGVSTLGINLLNLAIIAPLLAYGIYHILHKINRDIALFASGFGAVAVIGLIVAIEYAVAGTLPITYGLYTIVPVEIFVGILEGIATVLVMRLLSKVKPELVPVMNDN, encoded by the coding sequence ATGCATGTGCCTGATGGAATAATTCCATTTAATTTTCTAATAATCTATGCAATAATAGCAATTATATTACTTGTATATGTATTCTACAATGCACGTGGAAAACAATTATCTGAGAAAAATATACCCTTAATAGCACTATTTGTGGTAGCTACAGTAATAGTTCAATTTATAGAATTACCTATAATTCCTTTGGCTTGTATTCATTTATCATTAATAGCAATAATAGCTTTATATGATGTGAAAACATCTATGATAGTTTACATGTTTGTAACTATAATACAAGCATTTCTAGGAGAAGGTGGCGTAAGTACACTTGGAATAAACTTACTTAACCTTGCAATAATAGCACCACTACTAGCATATGGAATATATCACATATTACATAAAATTAATAGGGATATTGCATTATTTGCATCAGGTTTTGGAGCAGTAGCAGTTATTGGATTAATTGTAGCAATTGAATATGCTGTAGCTGGAACACTACCTATTACTTATGGATTATACACTATAGTTCCTGTAGAAATATTTGTAGGTATACTTGAGGGAATTGCAACTGTTCTTGTAATGAGATTACTCAGTAAAGTTAAACCAGAATTAGTACCGGTAATGAATGATAACTAG
- a CDS encoding helix-turn-helix transcriptional regulator → MNHEELKKENIKELTELNQTLPTTEEFEEYSEKLKALSDPTRLKIIYLLGNGLKCTCAIQEVLQKPQSNISHHLKILKNAGFITSEKEGIWVYHECNPKILKLVDALIKEIK, encoded by the coding sequence ATGAATCATGAAGAACTAAAAAAAGAAAATATAAAAGAATTAACGGAGTTAAACCAAACACTTCCAACAACAGAAGAATTTGAAGAATACTCCGAAAAACTAAAAGCACTATCCGATCCAACAAGACTAAAAATAATCTACCTACTCGGAAATGGACTAAAATGTACATGTGCAATACAAGAAGTACTACAAAAACCACAATCAAACATATCACACCACCTAAAAATACTAAAAAATGCAGGATTTATAACAAGTGAAAAAGAAGGCATATGGGTATACCATGAATGCAATCCCAAAATCCTCAAACTAGTAGATGCACTAATCAAAGAAATAAAATAA
- a CDS encoding helix-turn-helix transcriptional regulator codes for MKTKINYFVKNSNLNQEQILKKINISQKTWDAIIDEKYVPTLLTAHKITKALNCNHIDEVFFE; via the coding sequence ATGAAAACAAAAATTAATTACTTCGTAAAAAACTCAAATTTAAATCAAGAACAAATACTTAAAAAAATAAATATTTCTCAAAAAACATGGGATGCAATAATTGATGAAAAATATGTACCAACACTTCTAACAGCACATAAAATAACCAAAGCACTAAATTGTAATCATATTGATGAAGTATTTTTTGAATAA
- a CDS encoding DUF4013 domain-containing protein has product MILDIYKDSLEYNTQNIKTILTLGIPTMLLAVLSILMLYNIIYFKGNLRINLFGIIIVLSIISIVFIEGYNYRIIQTATHGLINGCDKLPLFNNYKKLLIDGIKVSIIKIIYHIIPITLIYLSINRPLLCIPAILIYVLMKILFMIAIANMSITNKMKSYQFIIEPYILMINSRATGLIYNIK; this is encoded by the coding sequence ATGATATTGGACATCTATAAAGATTCGTTAGAATACAATACTCAAAATATTAAAACAATATTAACTCTAGGAATACCCACTATGTTACTTGCAGTATTATCAATACTCATGTTATACAATATAATCTATTTCAAGGGTAATCTACGAATAAATCTATTTGGAATAATTATTGTTTTATCAATAATTTCCATAGTATTCATAGAAGGTTATAATTATAGAATAATTCAAACAGCAACACATGGATTAATTAATGGTTGTGACAAATTACCATTATTTAATAATTATAAGAAACTGCTGATTGATGGAATAAAGGTAAGTATAATTAAAATAATATACCATATAATTCCAATAACTTTAATCTACTTATCAATAAATAGACCATTACTATGTATACCTGCTATATTAATATATGTATTAATGAAAATATTATTCATGATTGCCATAGCTAACATGAGTATTACTAATAAAATGAAATCTTATCAGTTTATTATTGAACCATATATTTTAATGATTAATAGTAGAGCCACAGGTTTAATTTATAATATTAAATAA
- a CDS encoding helix-turn-helix transcriptional regulator produces MKTNISYLRKALNLSQQELADKTGVTRQTINVLENGRYNPSLMVAYKITKILECKHIEDVFILDENEDNED; encoded by the coding sequence ATGAAAACAAACATAAGCTATTTGAGAAAAGCATTAAATTTAAGTCAACAAGAATTAGCAGACAAAACAGGTGTTACAAGACAAACAATAAATGTCTTAGAAAATGGGCGATATAATCCATCATTAATGGTTGCATATAAAATAACTAAAATATTAGAATGTAAACATATAGAAGATGTGTTTATATTAGATGAAAATGAAGATAATGAGGACTAA
- a CDS encoding DUF4013 domain-containing protein: MILDIYKDAFEYSVQDVKTLIIMGIMVFLSFLIIPLFMLTGYEYRVIKTAVNGMINGDEKLPSFDNWEKMIVDGIKVCLIKLVYLLIPILLTLISIKYVSGLIIIALIAFIVFDMLSMVGIANMVNHNDDIKAAFTNDVIDIIRSIGIFKYLEFYLGMIIINLVINTVYFALISLIIFLFLGISIYSILSGPAIILAIATSLLCSLAYSFIVAPYILVFNSRITGLIYNIR; this comes from the coding sequence ATGATATTAGATATTTATAAAGATGCTTTTGAATATAGTGTTCAAGATGTAAAAACACTAATAATAATGGGAATAATGGTATTCTTAAGCTTTCTAATAATTCCCCTATTCATGCTTACAGGATATGAATACAGAGTAATAAAAACAGCAGTAAATGGAATGATTAATGGTGATGAAAAATTACCATCTTTTGACAACTGGGAAAAAATGATAGTAGATGGAATCAAAGTATGTCTAATAAAACTAGTATACTTACTAATACCCATACTACTAACATTAATCTCTATAAAATATGTATCTGGACTAATAATCATAGCACTAATAGCATTCATAGTATTTGACATGTTATCCATGGTTGGAATAGCTAACATGGTAAATCATAATGATGATATAAAAGCAGCATTTACTAATGATGTAATAGATATAATACGATCCATTGGTATTTTCAAATACCTAGAATTCTATTTAGGTATGATTATAATAAATTTAGTGATAAATACAGTGTACTTTGCATTAATTTCCCTAATAATATTCCTATTTTTAGGAATTTCAATATACAGCATATTATCAGGACCAGCAATCATACTAGCTATAGCAACATCACTTTTATGTTCACTAGCATATTCATTCATTGTAGCTCCATATATACTAGTATTTAACAGTAGAATAACTGGTTTAATATACAATATTAGATAA
- a CDS encoding TatD family hydrolase, whose product MMELIDIGLNLMHKSYSKDRHNVMKEAENVGVTKAIITGSSIASSISAAEYASKYPGVLYSTCGVHPHDAKTCDEYTIDTLRKLAVNDCVVAIGECGLDYNRNYSPQNIQRKWFEEQVKLAEELDMPVFLHDREAYDDFAKILRKHENVAKRSVVHCFTGTKYEAEDYLDLGCYIGVTGWICDERRNQELLKAIKVIPPEKLMIETDGPFLLPRDFKTKPKKNRNEPKYLPHILNRIAKEMNINPDELAEHVTRNTKKFFNI is encoded by the coding sequence ATTATGGAACTTATAGATATAGGTCTTAACTTAATGCATAAATCATACAGTAAGGACAGACACAATGTTATGAAAGAAGCAGAGAATGTTGGAGTGACAAAGGCTATTATCACAGGTAGTAGTATAGCCTCAAGTATTAGTGCAGCAGAATATGCAAGTAAATACCCAGGAGTACTCTATTCTACATGTGGTGTTCATCCACATGATGCAAAGACATGTGATGAATATACAATAGATACCCTAAGAAAACTTGCAGTAAATGATTGTGTAGTAGCTATAGGGGAATGTGGACTTGATTATAATCGTAACTATTCACCACAAAATATACAACGTAAATGGTTTGAAGAACAAGTTAAACTTGCAGAAGAACTAGATATGCCAGTATTTCTCCATGACAGAGAAGCATATGATGATTTTGCAAAAATACTTAGAAAACATGAAAATGTAGCTAAAAGATCTGTTGTACATTGTTTTACAGGAACCAAATATGAAGCTGAAGACTATCTTGATCTTGGCTGTTATATTGGTGTAACTGGCTGGATTTGTGATGAACGTCGTAACCAAGAACTTCTTAAAGCAATAAAAGTTATACCACCAGAAAAGCTAATGATTGAAACTGATGGACCATTTCTTCTTCCAAGAGATTTCAAGACAAAACCTAAAAAGAATCGTAATGAACCAAAATACCTACCACATATATTAAATAGAATTGCTAAGGAAATGAATATAAACCCTGATGAACTTGCAGAACATGTGACAAGAAATACTAAGAAATTCTTTAATATATAA
- a CDS encoding stage II sporulation protein M translates to MVEEDIIELSDDILEIDSVDIEDIENNETITQVKTSIKKEQIKPEIKEKVEDKYAVKKIINDKTIEEQQKRKDEKSIYTRINNIKDNLDFKADKKIYDKKVVSDINIYLVTTILAVLIYIASAWTAQVKMPDIMDIELPLVVVSTLIITFFAENNLKKIIYPVSIIAILAVYIQVNPTYAFIIICAFISQLFIDCVNHTYTNIYDFQLDKKFQLNEDNKSIKRYIIIYFHRIKYHILLSLTILLVFMLLGYFYPSVFQSLVLPGIQQMQQGVQQGTVTLSTNYLFMNNYSVAINMFIGGAYLSVTTIYLIIYNALFIGYMGSTLPITYFLSYTLPHGIVELAGIILAGAAGFRITQAILRILSGFSRNKNASFKDHLFSGLKMVVDAIILMLIIAVLLFIAAYIEANLTISIGSALLG, encoded by the coding sequence ATGGTAGAAGAGGATATAATTGAACTTTCAGATGATATTCTTGAAATAGATTCTGTAGATATTGAAGATATAGAAAATAATGAAACTATAACACAAGTTAAAACCTCTATAAAAAAAGAACAAATAAAACCAGAAATAAAAGAAAAAGTAGAAGATAAATATGCTGTGAAGAAAATTATAAATGACAAAACAATAGAAGAACAACAAAAACGAAAAGATGAAAAAAGTATATACACCAGAATTAACAATATAAAAGATAACCTAGACTTCAAGGCAGATAAAAAAATCTATGATAAAAAAGTAGTATCTGACATTAATATATATCTTGTAACAACAATACTAGCAGTACTCATATATATTGCATCAGCATGGACAGCACAAGTTAAAATGCCAGACATAATGGATATAGAACTACCCCTTGTAGTAGTATCTACACTTATCATAACATTCTTTGCAGAAAATAATTTAAAGAAAATCATATATCCAGTATCAATAATTGCAATACTAGCTGTATACATACAAGTTAATCCAACATATGCATTTATAATAATATGTGCATTTATATCACAACTATTTATAGACTGTGTTAATCATACATATACAAATATCTATGACTTCCAATTAGATAAGAAGTTTCAACTAAATGAAGATAATAAATCCATAAAAAGATACATTATAATATATTTCCATAGAATAAAATATCATATACTTCTATCATTAACTATATTACTAGTATTCATGTTACTAGGATACTTCTACCCATCAGTATTCCAGTCATTAGTACTTCCAGGAATACAACAAATGCAACAAGGAGTACAACAAGGAACAGTAACATTATCCACAAACTACCTATTCATGAACAATTATAGTGTAGCTATAAATATGTTTATTGGCGGAGCATACCTTAGTGTTACAACAATATATTTAATAATATATAATGCATTATTTATTGGATACATGGGATCTACTCTTCCAATAACCTACTTCCTATCATATACACTACCACATGGAATTGTAGAATTAGCAGGAATAATACTTGCGGGAGCTGCTGGATTTAGAATAACACAAGCAATACTAAGAATACTTAGTGGATTTTCTAGAAATAAAAATGCATCCTTTAAAGACCACCTATTTAGTGGACTTAAAATGGTAGTAGATGCTATAATACTTATGTTAATTATTGCAGTACTACTTTTTATAGCAGCATATATTGAAGCAAACCTTACTATTTCCATTGGAAGTGCACTACTTGGATAA
- the comB gene encoding 2-phosphosulfolactate phosphatase, whose amino-acid sequence MQIKVSLFNSTTNDLAIVIDLLRASTTINVALKKFNKVIPVNNEEKALKIKETEDAILAGEQDLKVPESFDISNSPKAVQEKSADVLVLKTTNGTKVLESIKMRNNNVKVLVGTAINAKAVAQKAIELATDEIELIMAGRHEEFTIEDAIGVGLIIQEIIEISKELDIDIKLEESALAAKLLTDNTDKAVQLIKNSLSGQRLVSLGYGDDVGICQEINTIDFASIYDDGQITKL is encoded by the coding sequence ATGCAAATAAAAGTATCATTATTTAATTCCACAACAAATGATCTTGCAATAGTTATAGATTTACTAAGGGCAAGTACAACAATAAATGTAGCACTTAAAAAATTCAACAAAGTAATTCCAGTAAATAATGAAGAAAAAGCACTTAAAATAAAAGAAACAGAAGATGCAATACTTGCAGGAGAACAAGATTTAAAAGTTCCAGAAAGCTTTGATATATCAAATTCTCCAAAAGCAGTACAAGAAAAGAGTGCTGATGTACTAGTGCTTAAAACAACCAATGGAACAAAGGTACTTGAATCCATAAAGATGAGAAATAATAATGTTAAAGTACTTGTTGGAACAGCAATCAATGCAAAAGCTGTAGCACAAAAAGCAATAGAACTTGCAACAGATGAGATTGAATTAATTATGGCTGGTCGACATGAGGAATTTACAATAGAAGATGCAATAGGTGTAGGTTTAATAATACAGGAAATAATAGAAATTAGTAAAGAATTAGATATTGATATAAAATTAGAAGAATCTGCATTAGCTGCTAAATTATTAACTGATAATACTGATAAAGCAGTACAATTAATTAAAAATTCTTTAAGTGGACAGAGATTAGTTAGTTTAGGTTATGGGGATGATGTGGGAATTTGTCAAGAAATAAATACAATTGATTTTGCATCTATTTATGATGATGGTCAAATTACTAAGTTATAA
- a CDS encoding FeoA family protein, with protein sequence MTRTADDLNLGETGIIKKHKVKGSLGKHLREMGLVSGTPIKFQRKAPLGYPVEVKIQGFSLALRKEELKSIEIEDE encoded by the coding sequence ATGACTAGAACTGCAGATGATTTAAACTTAGGAGAAACAGGAATCATAAAAAAACATAAAGTAAAAGGATCACTTGGAAAACATCTAAGAGAAATGGGATTAGTAAGTGGAACACCAATTAAATTCCAAAGAAAAGCACCACTAGGATATCCAGTAGAAGTAAAAATACAAGGCTTTTCATTAGCACTTAGAAAAGAAGAACTTAAATCAATTGAAATAGAAGATGAATAG